In Halopseudomonas xinjiangensis, a single genomic region encodes these proteins:
- a CDS encoding EAL domain-containing protein, translating into MPNDTASSSPRTAGMDRRPLATGLALVAVAGILLAWLMIWQAWQDYRLLRSQHQIQIEESVWAMAEQLGVNLSLRSVAAEHILHQAQPGPEQRIPPAMQELIPGLVEITHVTLDSPLIDQPLAAWMPVLRRLHLTNQPYAIEFDPSRRLVYWLIPGRGEGEFWVMLVAEAAISEMIWSYPASGYSWLIEDAGRVRVLARQESGQLIYVDESALNADERERVAVSAPVEGTLWQVRGLIDEGYYEARLGRLILSKALVVAGFVAVLLLAVWVVARMQHANRRLFDRSQRSRESLVEAERRYRDIFQSVGMALCQLDLSELREHLDRLGLRSAEELDAWLEQADSHADLLQRIRVVDANRNTLDLLALQTVSQLEAILQADEPIRKGGARYALMLALINRQERLELETPMRTARGTLRYVWMVMRLPVDVVDYSAVTMSISDITTRRQVELTMIERERFWSGVVKAVPDIVFIKDMQRNDFVFSNRSLAQALGYSEDEEAGFAAGYRDRLVHPDDLEYVLVNRNLQQVLPDEKILDWRLRWRHRDGTWHWFNVRMKVLSRLPDGRVRQLIGIVKNVHQQTLMTERLKTGEQRYRLLAENISDVIWATDDTFQLNYVSPSVKRVLGYEPDFLINHGFVEVVAGTRFNRFMGVLIRELLPKISNPQSAAELWRDGFHRQTTLDCIKADGHKCPVELRVSLMWDPSGRFLGLLGIARDITEQRRIENRLRMAATVFENTTGAIFVTDPAGYIVQVNENFSQITGFGASEVIDQLPTVFASGVHEETFYQSVLAELRREGRWQGEVWQKRKNGEIFPSWAGITAVQDNDGDLVSYVCFFVDISERKASEARIESLAYYDGLTGLPNRALFQERLSSALKVAGRRSEWIAVLFLDLDRFKPINDTMGHAAGDVMLKEVGQRLRECIRESDTVARMGGDEFTMLLVGLGNRDSAMRAGISVAEKVLEQLAPAFVLQEREFFISASIGIALYPQDGKEGSQLLQNADTAMYHAKSAGKDTFQFYQAEMNAHALERLSLENDLRRAVHDDAFTLHFQPQFGCVSGELTGVEALLRWEHPTLGPISPGSFIPVAEEIGLVSALGDWVLDRACRQMAEWHAAGFSQPRMAINVSGRQFAEGQLAERVATVLQRYSLAPACVELELTESILLRDVEETMQTLARLKELGVHIAVDDFGTGYSSLNYLKDFPIDTLKIDRSFIQAMHAGSRDARLAEAIVAMGRSLQLMVIAEGVETAEQLELLRSFGCDEVQGFYLGKPMTAEDLQRRHLRPS; encoded by the coding sequence ATGCCCAACGATACCGCATCCAGCTCGCCGCGAACGGCGGGAATGGACAGGCGACCGCTCGCTACGGGACTGGCGCTGGTCGCGGTTGCCGGGATCCTGCTGGCCTGGCTGATGATCTGGCAGGCCTGGCAGGACTATCGATTATTGCGCAGCCAGCACCAGATACAGATAGAAGAAAGCGTCTGGGCAATGGCAGAGCAACTAGGCGTCAATCTTTCGCTCCGGTCGGTAGCGGCCGAACACATCCTGCATCAGGCGCAGCCGGGGCCGGAGCAGCGCATCCCCCCGGCGATGCAGGAATTGATTCCCGGGCTGGTCGAGATAACGCATGTCACGCTCGATTCCCCGCTGATCGATCAACCGCTGGCTGCCTGGATGCCCGTGCTTCGGCGATTGCATCTGACCAACCAACCCTACGCAATCGAGTTCGATCCGAGCCGTCGCCTGGTCTACTGGCTGATTCCTGGTCGGGGGGAGGGCGAGTTCTGGGTGATGCTGGTCGCCGAGGCGGCCATCTCGGAAATGATCTGGAGCTATCCGGCAAGCGGCTACAGCTGGTTGATCGAGGACGCAGGACGAGTCCGCGTGCTGGCCCGACAGGAGTCGGGCCAGCTTATCTATGTCGACGAATCGGCGCTGAACGCGGACGAACGCGAACGCGTGGCAGTCAGCGCTCCGGTAGAGGGCACGCTGTGGCAGGTTCGTGGGCTTATAGATGAAGGCTACTACGAAGCGCGTCTCGGGCGACTGATTCTCAGCAAAGCGTTGGTCGTGGCGGGCTTCGTCGCCGTGTTGTTGCTGGCAGTATGGGTAGTCGCGCGGATGCAGCATGCCAACCGCCGCCTGTTCGATCGTAGCCAGCGCTCGCGCGAGAGCCTGGTCGAGGCCGAGCGACGTTACCGCGACATTTTCCAGAGCGTCGGTATGGCGCTGTGTCAGCTCGATCTGTCGGAGCTGCGTGAGCATCTGGACCGGCTCGGGCTTCGCTCTGCTGAGGAGCTCGACGCCTGGCTGGAGCAAGCGGATTCGCATGCAGATCTGCTGCAAAGGATCCGGGTGGTTGATGCCAACCGCAACACTCTGGATTTGCTGGCGCTGCAAACGGTCTCGCAATTGGAAGCCATCCTTCAGGCAGACGAGCCGATCCGCAAGGGTGGCGCCCGCTATGCGTTGATGCTTGCTCTGATCAACCGCCAGGAGCGCCTGGAGTTGGAGACGCCGATGCGGACGGCGCGCGGCACCCTTCGCTACGTCTGGATGGTCATGCGTCTGCCGGTTGACGTCGTCGACTACTCCGCCGTGACCATGAGTATCTCGGATATCACCACGCGGCGTCAGGTCGAGCTGACCATGATCGAGCGCGAGCGCTTCTGGTCTGGTGTGGTGAAGGCAGTGCCTGACATCGTATTCATCAAGGACATGCAGCGGAACGACTTCGTCTTCTCCAATCGGTCGCTCGCGCAAGCGCTGGGTTATTCGGAGGATGAAGAGGCCGGCTTCGCCGCAGGGTATCGTGACCGGTTGGTGCATCCTGACGATCTGGAGTACGTGCTGGTCAACCGTAACCTGCAACAGGTGCTGCCGGACGAAAAGATCCTCGACTGGCGACTGCGCTGGCGTCATCGCGACGGCACGTGGCACTGGTTCAATGTGCGCATGAAAGTGCTGTCGCGCTTGCCTGATGGCCGGGTACGTCAGCTGATTGGGATCGTCAAGAACGTACATCAGCAGACGCTAATGACCGAGCGGCTGAAAACCGGCGAGCAGCGCTACCGGTTGCTGGCGGAGAATATCAGCGACGTCATCTGGGCCACGGATGATACGTTCCAGCTCAACTATGTCAGCCCTTCGGTCAAGCGCGTGCTGGGCTACGAACCGGACTTTCTTATCAACCACGGTTTCGTCGAAGTCGTCGCCGGGACGCGCTTCAACCGGTTCATGGGCGTTCTGATTCGCGAGCTGCTGCCAAAAATCAGCAATCCGCAGAGCGCGGCAGAGCTCTGGCGCGACGGCTTCCATAGGCAGACCACGCTGGACTGCATCAAGGCGGATGGACACAAGTGCCCGGTCGAGTTGCGCGTATCGCTGATGTGGGACCCGTCCGGGCGATTTCTCGGCCTGCTCGGGATCGCTCGAGACATCACCGAGCAGCGACGCATCGAAAATCGGCTGCGCATGGCGGCGACGGTCTTCGAAAATACAACCGGGGCAATCTTCGTTACCGATCCGGCCGGCTACATTGTGCAGGTGAATGAAAACTTCTCCCAGATCACCGGTTTCGGTGCATCGGAAGTTATCGATCAGCTCCCTACCGTATTCGCCTCCGGTGTGCATGAAGAGACCTTCTACCAGTCGGTCCTGGCGGAGCTGCGGCGCGAAGGGCGCTGGCAGGGTGAGGTCTGGCAGAAACGCAAAAACGGCGAGATATTTCCATCCTGGGCCGGCATAACCGCGGTGCAGGACAACGACGGTGATCTGGTCAGCTACGTGTGCTTCTTCGTCGATATCAGCGAACGCAAGGCCAGCGAGGCCCGTATCGAGAGTCTGGCGTACTACGACGGGCTGACCGGATTACCCAATCGGGCACTGTTCCAGGAGCGATTGTCCAGCGCGCTGAAGGTCGCCGGGCGACGCAGTGAATGGATAGCTGTACTGTTTCTCGATCTCGACCGCTTCAAGCCAATCAACGACACCATGGGCCACGCGGCAGGTGACGTGATGCTCAAGGAAGTCGGCCAGCGTCTGCGCGAATGCATCCGCGAGAGCGACACCGTCGCGCGCATGGGCGGGGATGAATTCACCATGCTTCTGGTCGGTCTCGGCAATCGGGACTCGGCGATGCGCGCCGGCATCAGCGTAGCGGAAAAGGTGCTTGAGCAACTGGCTCCCGCCTTCGTCCTACAGGAGCGCGAATTCTTCATCAGCGCCAGTATCGGCATCGCGCTGTATCCGCAGGACGGCAAGGAAGGCAGCCAATTGCTGCAGAATGCCGATACGGCGATGTATCACGCCAAGAGCGCCGGCAAGGACACTTTCCAGTTCTACCAGGCGGAGATGAACGCGCACGCGCTGGAGCGGCTCAGCCTGGAAAACGATTTGCGCAGGGCGGTCCACGACGACGCCTTCACGTTGCACTTCCAGCCTCAGTTTGGTTGCGTCAGCGGCGAGCTGACCGGAGTAGAGGCTTTGCTGCGTTGGGAACATCCCACGCTGGGACCGATTTCTCCAGGATCCTTCATTCCCGTCGCCGAGGAGATCGGGCTGGTGTCAGCGCTGGGTGACTGGGTGCTGGACCGTGCGTGCCGGCAGATGGCTGAATGGCATGCAGCGGGTTTCAGCCAGCCGCGTATGGCGATCAATGTGTCCGGTCGACAGTTCGCTGAGGGCCAGCTCGCCGAGCGCGTCGCGACCGTTCTGCAGCGCTACAGCCTGGCGCCTGCTTGTGTCGAGCTGGAGCTTACCGAAAGCATCCTGCTGCGTGATGTCGAGGAAACCATGCAGACACTGGCTCGGCTCAAGGAGTTGGGCGTGCACATCGCTGTGGACGATTTCGGCACGGGATATTCCTCGCTCAACTATCTCAAGGACTTCCCCATCGATACCTTGAAAATCGACCGCAGTTTCATCCAGGCGATGCATGCCGGCAGTCGCGACGCTCGGCTGGCGGAAGCCATCGTGGCCATGGGTCGGTCGCTGCAGTTGATGGTCATTGCGGAGGGCGTGGAGACTGCCGAGCAGCTGGAATTGCTGCGCAGTTTCGGCTGCGACGAGGTGCAGGGGTTCTATCTCGGCAAGCCCATGACCGCCGAGGACCTGCAGCGCAGACATCTGCGGCCTTCCTGA
- the glyA gene encoding serine hydroxymethyltransferase — MFSRSNDIATVDAELWSAMQQEAQRQEEHIELIASENYTSPAVMQAQGSALTNKYAEGYPGKRYYGGCDYVDIAEQLAIDRAKQLFGADYANVQPHAGSQANAAVFQALLTPGDTVLGMSLAHGGHLTHGAGVNFSGKHYNAVQYGINTDTGLIDYDEVEALAVEHKPKMIIAGFSAYSQVLDFARFREIADKVGAYLFVDMAHVAGLVAAGVYPNPVPFADVVTTTTHKTLRGPRGGLILAKANEALEKKLNSAVFPGGQGGPLMHVIAAKAICFKEAMSPEFKTYQQQVVKNAQAMAGVFIERGFDVVSGGTQNHLFLLSLIKQDITGKDADAALGRAHITVNKNAVPNDPRSPFVTSGLRIGTPAVTTRGFNEADCRDLAGWICDILENMSDESVIERVRGQVQQICQRLPVYAD; from the coding sequence ATGTTTAGCCGTTCCAACGATATCGCCACCGTCGACGCCGAACTCTGGAGTGCCATGCAGCAGGAGGCGCAACGTCAGGAAGAGCATATCGAGCTGATCGCTTCCGAGAACTACACCAGCCCTGCGGTCATGCAGGCGCAGGGTTCGGCCCTGACCAACAAGTACGCTGAAGGCTACCCGGGCAAGCGCTACTATGGTGGTTGCGACTACGTCGACATCGCCGAGCAGCTGGCAATCGACCGCGCCAAGCAACTGTTCGGTGCCGACTACGCCAACGTCCAGCCGCATGCCGGTTCGCAGGCCAACGCCGCGGTGTTCCAGGCTTTGCTGACGCCCGGTGACACCGTGCTGGGCATGAGCCTTGCCCATGGCGGTCACCTGACCCATGGCGCAGGCGTGAATTTCTCCGGCAAGCACTACAACGCTGTGCAGTACGGCATCAACACCGACACTGGCCTGATCGACTATGACGAAGTCGAAGCGCTCGCTGTCGAGCACAAGCCGAAGATGATCATTGCCGGTTTCTCGGCCTACTCGCAGGTACTGGACTTCGCCCGTTTCCGCGAGATCGCCGACAAGGTCGGTGCGTACCTGTTCGTCGACATGGCGCATGTGGCAGGTCTGGTTGCGGCTGGCGTCTACCCGAACCCCGTGCCGTTCGCCGACGTGGTCACCACCACCACGCACAAGACGCTGCGTGGCCCGCGTGGCGGCCTGATTCTGGCCAAGGCCAACGAGGCGCTGGAGAAGAAGCTCAACTCCGCAGTATTCCCGGGCGGCCAGGGCGGCCCGCTGATGCATGTCATCGCGGCGAAGGCGATCTGCTTCAAGGAAGCCATGAGCCCGGAGTTCAAGACTTACCAGCAGCAGGTAGTCAAGAATGCCCAGGCGATGGCCGGCGTGTTCATCGAACGCGGCTTCGATGTGGTGTCTGGCGGTACGCAGAACCATCTGTTCCTGTTGTCGCTGATCAAGCAGGACATCACTGGTAAGGACGCGGACGCTGCGCTGGGTCGCGCGCATATCACTGTCAACAAGAACGCGGTACCCAACGATCCACGCTCGCCGTTCGTTACCTCGGGCCTGCGCATCGGTACGCCGGCTGTGACCACCCGCGGTTTCAATGAAGCGGATTGCCGCGACCTGGCGGGCTGGATCTGCGACATCCTGGAAAACATGAGCGACGAATCCGTTATCGAACGCGTTCGCGGTCAGGTCCAGCAGATTTGCCAGCGCCTGCCGGTATACGCTGACTGA
- a CDS encoding substrate-binding periplasmic protein, with amino-acid sequence MKRLTIALVALMSLTVLPSQADDPIPKPLVQVGLMPFPGYSFSDEKGLPAGKTVKLTRLLLNQAGYPHEIRIMPPARIWRGLEDGTVHVWPGVISKPGLEDHTQLTDRTLGLVGINLYARPGSALPVWPDGIAGKRIILITNYTYTNDLLRTLYDANRAVRFHRGSSHTGAVNMLLRGRGDYLLDYRAQVDPIVARLGMEPLPFVQVAEQPMRFLISRKSGFADRLKNDLDRAFDELAAQGAELDVTRQ; translated from the coding sequence ATGAAGCGTCTCACGATTGCCCTCGTTGCGCTGATGAGTCTGACGGTGCTGCCGTCTCAAGCTGATGATCCCATCCCCAAGCCGCTGGTACAGGTCGGCCTGATGCCGTTCCCGGGCTATTCGTTCTCCGACGAAAAGGGGCTGCCTGCGGGCAAGACCGTCAAGCTGACCCGCCTGCTCCTGAATCAGGCCGGTTATCCTCACGAAATTCGCATAATGCCGCCAGCCCGTATCTGGCGCGGTCTGGAAGACGGCACGGTGCATGTCTGGCCGGGCGTGATCAGCAAGCCCGGGCTGGAAGACCACACGCAACTCACCGACAGAACGCTGGGTCTGGTCGGGATTAATCTGTACGCGCGTCCGGGGTCGGCGCTGCCGGTCTGGCCGGATGGCATCGCTGGCAAACGCATCATCCTGATCACCAACTACACATACACCAACGATCTGCTGCGCACGCTTTACGACGCAAACCGCGCCGTGCGGTTTCACAGGGGTAGCTCGCATACCGGTGCCGTCAACATGCTGCTGCGTGGACGAGGTGACTATCTGCTCGACTACCGCGCCCAGGTCGACCCAATCGTCGCCCGCCTCGGTATGGAGCCTTTGCCGTTCGTGCAAGTGGCGGAGCAGCCCATGCGCTTTCTCATCTCGCGCAAGAGTGGTTTCGCGGATCGGTTGAAGAATGATCTCGACCGTGCATTCGATGAGCTGGCGGCGCAGGGCGCCGAGCTGGATGTGACGCGTCAGTGA
- a CDS encoding YjgN family protein, which produces MSDLYTLRYRGNRVGGKPDEAIRDDLTSLGFKAGQIDALLAGRGAIIKRRLSASQARAYQQRLERAGLLTDIERDDASVPSASEASAAVRPSSPARFDAAEPTRSPEQQQSTVRRLEPVEFSGRGSEFFGIWIVNIFLLLLTLGFYAPWAKVRTNQYFYGHTQIDGASFQYLADPWVIFRGRLVAIVAVAVWVLVSELWPMGSLILLAVFLPAMPWVIIRSLKFHAVNSAYRNIRFDFRGNYVGACMAMLVWPIVALLTLMIAAPLSIFKTHAFMVNNSYFGTMPFRLKATAGDYYVFFLRVIGVVVGFAVLATIAGKLTHPGVAMVVAAFGYLALFGYFMAGLTNLVFNSTVLGLHGFQSTLSKRRMVWIFMTNSLLIALTLGFFTPWAKVRMAAYRASCTEVAVHGDLDSFVASEVKQASAVGQELGDAFDLGISLV; this is translated from the coding sequence ATGAGCGATCTCTACACATTGCGCTACCGCGGTAACCGCGTGGGCGGTAAGCCCGACGAGGCTATCCGGGACGATTTGACGAGCCTGGGATTCAAGGCCGGGCAGATTGATGCCTTGCTGGCAGGGCGCGGTGCAATTATCAAGCGGCGCCTGAGTGCATCACAGGCCAGGGCGTATCAGCAGCGACTGGAACGGGCAGGTCTGCTGACCGACATTGAGCGCGACGATGCCAGCGTACCAAGCGCTTCCGAGGCGTCGGCCGCCGTAAGACCGTCATCTCCGGCGCGTTTCGACGCAGCAGAGCCGACCCGCTCGCCAGAACAGCAGCAATCGACCGTGCGACGTCTGGAACCGGTCGAATTTTCCGGCCGTGGCAGCGAGTTCTTCGGCATCTGGATCGTCAATATCTTCCTGCTCCTTCTTACCCTGGGTTTTTATGCACCCTGGGCCAAGGTACGTACCAACCAGTATTTCTACGGCCACACGCAGATCGATGGTGCGAGCTTTCAGTATCTTGCCGATCCGTGGGTCATCTTTCGTGGTCGGCTGGTAGCGATCGTCGCGGTGGCGGTTTGGGTACTGGTCTCCGAACTGTGGCCGATGGGGTCGCTGATCCTGCTGGCAGTCTTCCTGCCGGCGATGCCCTGGGTAATCATCCGCTCGCTGAAATTCCATGCGGTCAACAGCGCTTATCGCAATATTCGCTTCGACTTCCGCGGAAACTATGTTGGCGCCTGCATGGCCATGCTGGTTTGGCCGATCGTCGCACTGCTGACCCTCATGATCGCCGCTCCGCTGTCGATCTTCAAAACCCATGCCTTCATGGTCAATAACAGTTACTTCGGCACCATGCCGTTTCGCCTCAAGGCGACGGCCGGCGATTACTATGTTTTCTTCCTGCGGGTCATTGGCGTGGTGGTCGGCTTTGCAGTGCTGGCCACCATCGCCGGTAAGCTGACCCATCCCGGCGTGGCGATGGTTGTTGCGGCGTTCGGCTACCTTGCCCTGTTCGGGTATTTCATGGCTGGCCTGACCAACCTGGTGTTCAACTCCACTGTGCTCGGCCTGCATGGTTTTCAGTCGACCCTGAGTAAGCGACGCATGGTCTGGATCTTCATGACCAACAGCCTTCTCATTGCCTTAACCCTGGGCTTCTTCACCCCCTGGGCGAAGGTTCGCATGGCTGCGTACCGGGCCAGCTGTACCGAAGTGGCTGTGCATGGCGACCTGGACAGCTTCGTTGCCAGCGAAGTGAAGCAGGCCAGCGCCGTCGGTCAAGAGCTCGGCGACGCTTTCGATCTGGGCATATCCCTTGTCTGA
- a CDS encoding M48 family metallopeptidase, with product MSENRLNGLYFDGRRSTGHAAGLRLEDGCLVLTLAAGEQRFPAQQARLGIQVGRAVSYLRLDGTAIFESSDQAGLAELAGMAKGAAGAGVLHRLETNWRLILASAVLVAAFLIGSVIWGVPWLSGLVAQAVPASVEQWVGEQSLATLDELWLEPSSLDADRQNSLHAAFAPHIASLQQAYPDRAWQVELRSSEALGANALALPGGIMVFTDELVKLAETDAELIAILTHEAGHVAYRHGMRAIVQSSLALWLMMSITGDISAASDLTASLPVILANLSYARGMEAEADEFALQRLREGSIDPIHFAQIMRRLEAAHGASGERSGLGEFLSTHPPTEERIRRFVEASQQHSE from the coding sequence TTGTCTGAGAACAGGCTCAACGGACTGTATTTCGACGGACGCCGCAGCACCGGTCACGCGGCAGGTTTGCGTCTTGAGGACGGTTGTCTGGTGCTGACCCTTGCTGCCGGGGAACAACGCTTCCCGGCGCAACAGGCAAGGCTCGGTATCCAGGTTGGGCGGGCGGTGAGCTATCTGAGGCTGGACGGCACGGCGATCTTCGAATCCTCCGACCAGGCCGGGTTGGCGGAGTTGGCAGGAATGGCCAAAGGTGCTGCCGGCGCAGGCGTGCTGCATCGGTTGGAAACCAACTGGCGTCTGATCCTGGCCAGCGCTGTGCTGGTGGCTGCGTTCCTGATCGGTAGCGTGATCTGGGGGGTGCCATGGCTCTCGGGACTGGTTGCGCAGGCGGTGCCAGCTAGTGTCGAGCAGTGGGTTGGAGAGCAATCCCTGGCGACTCTGGACGAGCTTTGGCTGGAGCCAAGCAGTCTGGATGCTGATCGTCAGAACAGCTTGCATGCGGCGTTCGCCCCTCACATCGCTTCGTTGCAACAGGCCTACCCCGATCGTGCATGGCAGGTTGAACTACGCTCCAGCGAGGCGCTGGGGGCCAACGCCCTGGCCTTGCCGGGCGGCATCATGGTATTCACCGACGAGCTGGTAAAGTTGGCCGAAACCGACGCGGAACTGATTGCGATTCTTACACATGAAGCCGGGCACGTTGCCTATCGCCACGGTATGCGTGCAATCGTCCAGAGCTCGCTTGCACTGTGGTTGATGATGTCCATTACCGGTGACATCTCGGCTGCGTCTGACCTGACCGCCAGCTTGCCGGTGATTCTAGCCAACCTGAGCTATGCCCGTGGCATGGAAGCCGAAGCGGATGAGTTTGCCTTGCAGCGGCTGCGCGAGGGCAGCATTGATCCGATCCACTTCGCCCAGATCATGCGCCGGCTGGAAGCAGCTCATGGCGCTAGCGGAGAAAGGAGTGGTCTTGGGGAGTTTCTTTCGACGCACCCGCCGACTGAGGAGCGCATACGGCGCTTCGTTGAAGCTTCGCAGCAACACAGCGAATAG
- the mqo gene encoding malate dehydrogenase (quinone) has product MTAKNVDVLLVGGGVMSATLGMLLKQLDPAMTITLVERLDHVAHESTDGWNNAGTGHAGYCELNYTPQGCDGSITIDRALGINASFEVSLQFWSYLVEQNILPAPNKFINPTPHQSFVWSEKDVAFLRKRQELLSAHHLFADMKFSDSPEEIREWMPLVMDQRNPAEKVAATRVEYGSDVDFGSLTRNMIDWLKKQEGFDLHLRHSVESLRKSKSRGTWRVKVEDDANGGEKEFNARFVFLGAGGGSLPLLQKSHIDESQGYGGFPVSGQWLVCQKPEIVKQHRSKVYGKAAVGAPPMSVPHLDTRIINGEPALLFGPFAGFTTKFLKKGSVFDLFSSVRPYNVAPMMAVGRDNMDLTRYLISESFQSHKDRVASLRNYFPQAREEDWKLQDAGMRVQIIKKDAKGHGKLEFGTEIVAAKDGTLAALLGASPGASTAVQAMLDVLQRCFKKELSTPEWQSRIQDLVPSYGQSLVNDAELLKQVRSRTLSTLGLVKS; this is encoded by the coding sequence ATGACAGCAAAAAACGTAGATGTCTTGCTGGTCGGTGGTGGTGTCATGAGCGCTACACTAGGAATGTTGCTCAAACAGCTCGATCCCGCTATGACCATTACCCTGGTCGAGCGTCTGGATCACGTGGCTCACGAAAGCACGGACGGCTGGAACAACGCAGGCACCGGTCATGCCGGTTACTGCGAGCTCAACTACACACCGCAAGGCTGTGATGGTTCGATCACCATCGACAGGGCGCTGGGCATCAATGCTTCGTTCGAGGTATCGCTGCAGTTCTGGTCATACCTGGTCGAGCAGAACATCCTTCCGGCTCCCAACAAATTCATCAACCCCACTCCGCACCAGAGCTTCGTCTGGAGTGAAAAGGACGTAGCATTCCTGCGCAAACGCCAGGAATTGCTCAGCGCCCATCATCTCTTCGCGGACATGAAGTTCAGCGACTCGCCCGAGGAGATCCGCGAGTGGATGCCACTGGTCATGGATCAGCGCAACCCGGCGGAGAAAGTCGCAGCAACTCGAGTCGAGTATGGCTCGGATGTCGACTTCGGCTCGCTCACCCGCAACATGATCGACTGGCTGAAGAAGCAGGAAGGCTTCGATCTGCACCTGCGCCATTCGGTCGAATCGCTGCGCAAGAGCAAGAGCCGCGGCACCTGGCGGGTAAAGGTCGAAGACGACGCCAATGGCGGCGAAAAGGAATTCAATGCGCGTTTCGTTTTCCTTGGGGCCGGCGGCGGCTCGCTCCCACTGCTGCAGAAGTCGCATATCGACGAAAGCCAGGGCTATGGCGGCTTTCCGGTCAGCGGTCAGTGGTTGGTGTGCCAGAAGCCGGAGATCGTCAAGCAGCACCGCTCCAAGGTGTATGGCAAGGCTGCAGTCGGCGCGCCGCCAATGTCCGTACCGCACCTCGACACTCGCATCATCAATGGCGAACCCGCTCTGCTGTTCGGTCCCTTCGCCGGCTTCACCACCAAGTTCCTGAAGAAAGGTTCGGTGTTCGACCTGTTCTCCTCGGTCCGTCCGTACAACGTGGCACCGATGATGGCGGTGGGTCGTGACAACATGGATCTGACGCGCTATCTGATCTCCGAATCCTTTCAGTCGCATAAGGACCGTGTCGCTTCGCTGCGCAATTATTTCCCGCAGGCTCGCGAGGAAGACTGGAAGCTGCAGGATGCCGGCATGCGCGTGCAGATCATCAAGAAGGACGCCAAGGGTCACGGAAAGCTGGAGTTCGGTACCGAGATCGTTGCGGCCAAGGACGGCACGCTCGCCGCACTGCTTGGCGCGTCGCCCGGTGCGTCTACTGCGGTTCAGGCGATGCTGGACGTTCTGCAGCGCTGCTTCAAGAAAGAGCTGAGCACACCGGAATGGCAGTCGCGCATTCAGGACCTGGTACCTTCCTACGGCCAGTCTCTGGTCAACGATGCCGAACTACTGAAGCAAGTCCGCAGCCGCACGCTAAGTACGCTGGGCCTCGTCAAGTCCTGA
- the thiO gene encoding glycine oxidase ThiO has protein sequence MQEIIIVGGGIMGCLTALNLLEAGIRVTLLERQRAGREASWAGGGIVSPLYPWRYGKPVQVLASWSQGYYPRLAEELKQQTGIDPEVSSCGLMWLDHAEQEQALAWAASQAQPLRRVDSSFIYRQVPELAPGYQSALWQDDLANVRNPRLMAALLKRLNADPNFSLVEQCPADELIITGGRVGGVRGGGRSFHAEKVVIAAGAWSGEWLGTLGYELPVQPVKGQMQLYRCMPGWLPSMVLFEGRYAIPRRDGHVLIGSTLEHTGFDASTTVEAFASLRQSALQLLPGLAAQQPVGQWAGLRPGSPDGVPFIGEVPGLSGLWLNAGHYRNGLVLAPASCRLVADLISGRQPAIDPAPYAPALRLGSIA, from the coding sequence ATGCAAGAGATCATCATCGTCGGCGGCGGTATCATGGGTTGCCTGACGGCACTCAATCTGCTCGAAGCTGGCATCCGGGTTACGTTGCTCGAACGCCAACGCGCGGGCCGGGAGGCATCCTGGGCCGGCGGTGGGATCGTCTCGCCGCTATATCCCTGGCGCTACGGCAAGCCGGTGCAGGTGCTCGCGAGCTGGTCGCAGGGCTACTATCCGCGTCTGGCCGAGGAGCTGAAGCAACAGACCGGAATCGATCCCGAGGTCAGCAGCTGCGGTCTCATGTGGCTTGATCATGCTGAACAGGAGCAGGCCCTCGCCTGGGCTGCCAGCCAGGCGCAGCCGTTGCGCCGAGTAGACTCAAGCTTCATCTATCGACAGGTTCCGGAGCTTGCGCCCGGCTACCAGTCGGCGTTGTGGCAGGACGACCTGGCCAATGTACGCAATCCGCGGCTGATGGCCGCGCTACTGAAGCGACTAAATGCAGATCCGAACTTCTCCCTGGTCGAGCAGTGTCCGGCTGATGAGTTGATCATTACCGGCGGACGGGTAGGTGGCGTACGAGGCGGTGGGCGGTCGTTTCACGCCGAGAAGGTCGTGATTGCCGCTGGCGCCTGGAGCGGCGAATGGCTCGGGACGCTTGGTTACGAGCTGCCGGTTCAACCGGTGAAGGGGCAGATGCAGCTGTATCGCTGCATGCCTGGCTGGTTGCCGAGCATGGTGTTGTTCGAGGGACGCTACGCGATCCCCAGGCGGGATGGACATGTCCTGATCGGCAGCACGCTCGAACATACCGGCTTCGATGCGAGTACTACCGTGGAGGCCTTCGCTTCGCTGCGCCAGTCGGCTTTGCAGTTGTTGCCGGGTCTGGCTGCCCAGCAACCGGTCGGGCAATGGGCAGGATTGCGGCCCGGCTCGCCCGATGGGGTGCCCTTCATTGGTGAGGTCCCCGGGTTAAGCGGCCTGTGGCTGAACGCCGGGCATTACCGCAATGGGTTGGTGCTGGCGCCAGCTTCCTGTCGGCTGGTCGCTGATCTGATCAGCGGGCGCCAGCCGGCCATTGATCCAGCACCTTACGCACCGGCGTTACGGCTGGGTTCGATCGCCTGA